In the genome of Hydrogenispora ethanolica, the window AGTCCATTGTCCTTCGTCCAATCTCAAATTGTCGTCGGGCATCGCGCCCATCCCGGAGATGCTCGAAAGGGACATCGGCGTATCTCTGGGCGCGGACGGCGCGCCTTGCAATAATAACCTCGACCAGTTCATCGAGATGCGGACGGCGGCCTTGATCCAGAAACCCCTGCACAATCCGACGGTAATGCCCGCCTGGCGGGTTTTTGAAATGGCCACCCTGGGCGGTGCCGAGGCGATGGGCCTTTCCGATCAGATCGGTTCGCTGGAACCGGGAAAAAAGGCCGATCTGGCCATGGTCGACCTGCGCAAGCTCCATTGCACGCCGTTCGCCGGTTCCAATATTTACGCCCAACTGGTCTACCAGGCCAGAAGTTCCGATGTCAGCCTGACCATGGTGGATGGCAGAATTGTCTACGAGGACGGCCGTTTGACCACCATCGACGCGGCGGATGTGATGACCCGGGCCGAGCGGTTGATTGGGCGGGTGTATGAGAGAGCGGGATTGAGTTAAGGCATGCAAAAAGTAAAAGTGGAAGAGGCCGTGGGCATGGTGCTGGCCCACGATCTGACCAAGATCGTGCCGGGCGAATTTAAAGGCGCGGCATTCAAAAAAGGCCATATCATTCGGGCCGAAGATATCGAGGAACTGAAGAATATCGGCAAGAACCATCTGTGGGTGGTGCCCCTGGGCGACGGGCGGGTCCATGAGAATGAAGCCGCCGGACGGCTGGCGGCCGCCGCCGCGGCTCAAGGGCTGTCGATCACGAAGCCGCGCGAGGGAAAAGCCAACATTGTGGCGGTTCATCGGGGGCTTCTTAAGATTAACCGGAGCGCGCTGGCCGAACTGAACCAGATCCCCGACATCGCTGTGGTCACGTTGTATGATAATACCATCGTCGAGCCGGAGCAGATTGTGGCGGCGGCCAAGATCATTCCCTTGACCATGGACCGGGAGGAACTGGAACGGGCCGAGCGGATCTGTGGCCGGGCAGGACCGGTGATCGCCACCAGGGAGCTTTTCCGGCTGAAGGTCGGGATCGTGGTCACCGGCTCCGAAGTCTATTCCGGCCGGATCCAGGATCGCTTCGGAGCGGTTTTAAAAGCAAAGATCGCTCATTACGGGGGCGAGTTCCTCGATCTCCAGTATGCGCCGGACGATACCGATTTCATTCAGGGTCGGATTCAGGGAATGCTGGAACGCGGCGCCGAACTGGTGCTGATCTCCGGCGGGATGGCCGTGGACGCCGACGATGTGACGCCCCAGGCGATCGCCCGGTCCGCCAGCGAAGTGGTGGCCTATGGGGTGCCGCTCCTGCCGGGCGCGATGTGTATGGTTGCCTATCATGGCGCGACGCCGCTCGTCGGCGTGCCAGCCTGCGCCATGTATAATCAGACTACGATTTTGGATGTGATCATGCCGCGGCTGTTGGCCAAGGAACGCCTGACGCGGGCCGATTTGGCGGCGCTGGCCCACGGCGGGCTCTGCCGCCAATGCGAGGTATGCCATTATCCGGTTTGCTCGTTCGGGAAATCGTGATCCGAAAAGATGGAGGCCGATGTCGTGAATCTGTATGCCGAAGCCGGTCAATTGCAGGAGCGGGGCGTGCCCTTCGCCATGGCGACGCTGATCGCCGCCCAAGGCTCGACCCCCCGGAACACCGCCAAGATGATCGTCAAGAGCGACGGCGCTATTGTGGGGACGGTCGGCGGCGGCCTGGCCGAACTGTACGTCATTCGGGAGGCGGTGGCGGCCATCCGCGAGAGCCGTTCCAAAATTGTGGAATATAATTTGAACAGCGAAGCGGCGGACGGCATCGAGATGCTCTGCGGCGGCACGATCACCGTCCATATCGAAGTGGTGGCCCCCAAGCCGCGCATCGTAATGATCGGCGCCGGACATGTCGGTTTCGCCGTCGCCAAACTGGTGGACCTCTTGGAGTACAGCCTGGTGATTGTGGACGACCGGGCGGAGTTCGCCAACGCCGCCAAGTATCCGATGGCGGCCGAGATCATTTGCGATTCCGACTTTGAAAAGGCATTGACTCAGATCCGGATCGACGGCAATACCTACATTGTCATCGCCACCAAGGATTCGGACCTGCCGGCCATGCAAAAGGTGATCCGGTCCGATGCCGCCTATATCGGGATGATCGGCAGCAAGCGGAAGGTCCACATCGTGGCCGAGCGCTTAAGGGATGAGGGAATCTCCGGGGAACGGCTGCAGGCGGTGTATATGCCGGTGGGCCTGGATATCGGCTCGGAGACCCCCGAGGAGATCGCGGTCAGCATCCTGGCCGAGATCATCAAGGTTCGCAACGGCAAAAGCGGTTTATCCCTGCGTGAGTTGGCAAAACCCGGGCGGGATTGATTACGGCTTTGGGAGGGTAGCGCCTTGGATACTATCATCAAAAACGGCACCATTATCACGGCGAGCGAGACCTATCCGGCGGATCTGGGGATCGCCGGCGGCAAAATTGTCTGTATCGGACGGGATTTATCCGACGGGGCGGCGGAAGTGGTCGATGCCGCCGGAAAATATGTCCTGCCCGGCGCGATCGACGGTCATGTCCATTTGGAGACCCCGGTCGGTTCGTTCATCTCGGCCGATGATTATCAATCGGGTCCGCGCGCTGCGGCCTGCGGCGGGGTGACCACTGTTTTTGATTTCGCGGTCCAGGGAAAGGGGCAAGGCCTGGTGGAAGCGGTCGCCGCGCGGATTAGCGCCTTCAAAGCGCAGTCCTGTATCGATTTTTCCTTCCATACGGCCATCACCGATCTGACGCCCCGTATATTGGATGAATTTGAGGAATCGGTGGCCTTCGGGGTGCCCAGCTTTAAACTATATATGGTCTACAAGGACTTGATGGTCGATGACGGCGTGCTGGCGGAGGCTCTGGAACGTTCCGTCGCCACCGGCGCACTGGTCGCGGTGCATGCCGAAAACCCGGCCATCATCGAGCGGCGGACCGCCCGGCTGTTAGCCGAGGGGAAGACTGGCGCCTGGCATCATTATGAGAGCCGCCCCGAATTCGTCGAAGCCGAGGCCATCAAACGTGCCATTCATCTGGCCAAGGCTTTCAATGCGCCGTTATACATCGTCCATCTGGCCTGCGCCGAAGGATTGGCCGAGGTGACCAAGGCGCGGGATGAAGGCTATGCTATCTATGCCGAGACTTGCCCGCAGTATCTGCATTTCACCAACGAAGTGTATCAACGTCCGGATGGCCGGAATTTTGTCTGCTCGCCGCCGATCAAGGGCGCGGAAAGCCGGGCGGCGCTTTGGGAAGGAATCCGGCGCGGCGACATCATGACGGTGGCGACTGATCATTGTCCGTTTCAGTCGTTTGAAAAGGACTATGGCAAGGATGACTTCACGAAAATCCCCAATGGCTGCATGGGTATTGAAAACTTTTACCCCTACCTGTTGAGCGCGGCCAATCAAGGCCGGATCTCCTTCCATAAAGCGGTCGAGGTCTGCGCCACCAACCCGGCGAAGATCTTTGGTTGCGCACCGCAGAAGGGGACTATCGCGGTCGGCTCCGACGCCGACATCGTGGTGTACGATCCGGCCAAACATTTTGTAATATCCCAAGCCAACATGCGTTCCCGGGTCGATTACACCATTTGGGAAGGGGTGGAACTCCAAGGCTACCCGGCGCTGACTTTCTCCCGGGGCCGGTTGGTCTATCGCGACGGGGAGTTCCTCGGCGAACCGGGTTGGGGGAACTTTGTCAAATGCCGGGGCCGGAACCCCCGCCTATGAAACGCTTCATGATACGGAAGATGAGATGAGAGATTATTCCCATCCGGTGAAAAAACCGCTTCCTCCCTGACCTGGCGGGCAAAGTTGTGATATAATCTTGTCATATATTTTGAAACAGGAGGGGGAGTCTGCCGAGGGGGAGGGAGAGCTGTTTTTCTCCATTTTCGGCAGGCGGAAAAGACCGGATGCAGCTTTTAAAGGATATGATCGTCACCAAGGGGCGGGTGGACAGCGAGCACATTTTGAAAGTGGATGGCTTCCTCAATCATCAGATCGATGTCCAATTTCTGAATGAGATCGGCAAGGAGTTCAAAGAACGTTTCAAGGATCAACCGGTTACCAAAATTTTGACCATCGAGGCGTCGGGGATCGCCGTCGCCTGCATGGTGGCCCAGTACTTTGAAGTCCCCGTCATCTTCGCCAAGAAGACGGAATCCAAGAATCTGGACGCCGCGACCTATGAGAGCCAGGTCTATTCTTTCACCAAGGACCGGTATTACAAGATCCGGGTCTCCAAACGTTATCTGGGCTCCGAAGACAAGGTGCTGATCATCGATGATTTTCTGGCCAACGGCCAAGCCGTGCTGGGATTAAAGGAGATCGTCGATCAAGCCGGCGCTGAACTCGTCGGGGTTGGCATTGTGATTGAGAAAGGATTCCAGCAAGGTGGCAAATTGGTGCGGGATCAGGGAATTCGCGTAGAGTCCCTGGCCATCATCGAGTCCATGAAGCCGGGAGAGGTCGTTTTCCGGCCATAGATGGCGGATGACCCAAGATAGACAGAAATAGGCGGGTCTGTTTTGCCAGGCGAAAAAAATTTTTAATCGAATTTGATTGATTGGTCAATCAAATGGTAATTTTCGGAACAGTTAGAACATCGCACTGAATTCAATTCGAAAATAAAAGGAGTAGAAAGCATGGCAGAGATGAAGGATTTAATTCAGAAACTGGAGCAGCTCGACACCCAAAACATGTACGGCCGGGACTTCCTGTTGACCTGGGAGAAAACCGACGCCGAACTGCAGGCCGTCTTCACCGTCGCCGACGCGTTGCGCGCCTTGCGGGAACAGAACATTTCGCCCCGGATCTTCGACAGCGGGCTGGCGATCTCGATCTTCCGCGACAACTCGACCCGCACCCGTTTCAGCTTCGCCAGCGCCAGCAATCTGCTGGGACTGACGGTCCAGGACTTTGACGAGGGCAAATCCCAGGTGGCCCACGGCGAGACGATCCGGGAGACTTCAAATATGATCTCGTTTATGGCCGACGTGATCGGGATCCGCGACGATATGTACATCGGCAAAGGCAATGCTTACATGCGGCAGGTGGCCGCGGCGGTCCAGGAAGGTTATGACGACGGGGTTTTGAAACAGCGGCCGACCCTGGTCAATCTGCAATGCGATATCGATCATCCCACCCAGAGCATGGCCGATCTGTTGCATCTGATTCATCATTTCGGCGGCGTGGAGCAGCTCAAGGGCAAGAAGATCGCGATGTCCTGGGCCTATTCGCCGAGTTACGGCAAACCGCTCTCCGTGCCGCAAGGGATTATCGGACTGATGACCCGCATGGGCATGGAGGTCAGCCTGGCCTATCCGGAAGGGTATGATCTGATGCCGGAAGTCGAGGAGGTCGCCAAGCGGAACGCCGCGGCCAGCGGCGGCCGGTTCACCAAGACCCATTCGATGGAGGAGGCCTTTGTCGGCGCCGATATCGTCTATCCGAAGAGCTGGGCGTCGTACGCGGCCATGGAAAGACGGACCGACTTGTACGGCGCCAACGATTTCGACGGGATCAAGGCGCTCGAAAAAGAGCTGCTGGCCGAGAACGCCCGCCATCAGGATTGGGAGTGCACCGAGGCGATGATGCAAAAGACCAGGGACGGTAAAGCCTTGTACCTGCACTGCCTGCCCGCGGATATCACCGGCGTCAGCTGCGGCCAGGGCGAAGTGGCCGCCTCGGTCTTCGACCGTTACCGCGCCCCGCTCTACCGACAAGCCGGTTTTAAACCCTATGTCATCGCGGCGATGATCTTCTTGAGCAAAGTGAAGAATCCCGCCCGGACCCTGGAGTCCCTGCAGCAACGGGGTACTTCCCGGTTCGTGGGATGAATGGCGCATCGCCGGCGGCTTTTCATTTGATTTTGATAAGGAAGCAAGATGCGGAGATTTCGGTAATAAAATTGAGGGAAAGCAATGTCCAAAGACGTCAGCAAAAAGATTCTCGATGCCACGCTGGAGGTCATCGCCAAGGAGAAGATCAGCGGCACCCGGATGCACCTGATCGCCAAAGAGGCGGCGATGACCCAGTCCAATCTGCACTACTATTTTCCGACCAAGAACGATCTGCTCATCGCCCTACTGGCCGACATCCAGGAGTGGTTCTCCAAAAACCGGCAGCAGGTGGTGGATCTGGACCGGCAGACGTTTCGCGAGAATTTACACGCGTTTTTCGCGGAGAAGAAAGATGTCATCTTAAATCACAAGAAACTGGATTACGTCCAGTTCGACTACTGGGTGCAGGGGACGGTCGACCCTCAGGTCCGGGAGTCGTTCCGGCAGACCTTCGACATCTGGCGCAAAGACATTAGCGCGGTATTTGAGCGCGGCGGCTATTCGGAGGAGCGCATCAAGATGATCCCGTTTCTCATGGTCTCGCTGATGATGGGCGCCTCGATGCAATATCTGATCGACGAAGGCCAGTTCGATCTGGATCAATATTTTGACGCGGCTGAAAAAATAATCGTAAATTTAATTGATGGTTCCAAATAAAGATTTAGGAGGAGACAAAGATGACAGGAAGGAAGATTCCTTTCGGGCCCACTTATGACGAGATGTTGCATCCGGAGACCATGGATGCGGCCCTGCGGGGCAAGGCGTTGCGGGCTCTGAAAGAGAATGAGCTGGACCCGGTCAATCTGTTCAATATTACCTGGAAAGACGGGAACAACCAGGTGCGCAAGATCGTGCTGCCACCGGAGCTGACCGGCGTCGACGCCAATATCGTGGTGATGCTGGGCAAGGAGTTCCCCTCGGGCTCGCATAAGGTCGGGCCGGCCTATGCCACGTTGATCGAGGGTTGCGTCGACGGGGAGATCATCCCGGGCGAGCATACCATCCTCGGCCCGTCCACCGGTAACTTCGGCATCGGCGTCTCGTATATCTGCAACTTGATGGGTTACAAAGCCGTGGTGATCATGCCGGACAACATGAGCAAGGAACGGTATGAAAGAATCCGCAAATACGGCGCGGAGCTGGATCTGACTCCGGGCACCGAGTCCGATGTGATCCTGACCCTGCAACGCACCTATGAACTGAAGAAAGATCCCAAGAACCGGCCGCTGGCCCAATTCGAACTGTTCCCCAACTACCGTTTCCACCGCCACGTCACCGGCAACTCGGCCATCGAGGCGGTGCGGGGGATCGGCAACGGCCGAATTGCCGCCTTCTGCTCCGCGCCGGGATCGGCCGGGACCATCGCCGCCGGGGACGCCATCAAGGCGGCTTTCCCCGAATGCAAGATCGCCGCGCTGGAGCCGTACGAATGCTCCACCCTGGCCAATGGCGGCCGCGGCCAGCACCGCATCGAAGGGATCGGCGACAAGATGTGCACGCTGATTCATAATGTCCTGACCACCGACTTTGTGACGTTAATCTATGACGATGACTGCGTCAAAGCGTTGAAGGTAATCCACGACGCGCCGCATATCCTGGCCAAACTGGGCGTCGCGCCGGAAGTGGCCGAGGGAATGCGCGAGCTCTTCGGAGTCTCCGGCATCTGCAACATCCTGGGCGCCATCAAGATGGCCAAATATCTCAAGCTGGGCCCGGATGACAACGTGGTCACCATCGCCACCGACAGCTTCGACCGTTACAACTCGGTCCTGGAGGATTTGGACCGCCGTTATCTGGAGACCGCCGACTTCGTGCTGGAACGCTGGGTGCGGGATATCTTCCACGGCAGCGGCGAGGATCATGTCTTCGATTTCCGCCGCAAAGACCGGAAAGAACAGCTCTTCCAGCAGAAGGAGCAGGATTGGCTGCCTTTCGGCTACAGCCAGGCTTATCTGGATGCGATGCGGTCGCCCCAGTTCTGGGAGGACGAATATCAGAAAGTCCACGAGTACAACGAAAAGATCAAAGCGATGCGTTGAAGTTTTCAAGGTTTAGCCTCCAGACTTTAAAAGCTCGATTGAAATAAATGCGCTGCAGAGGGTGGCTGAAAGCGATGGGATCGCATCAAAAAGTGGTCATCGCGTTGGGCGGCAACGCGCTCCAGGAACCGGGCGCGCCGGCCACCGCCGAGGCCCAGCTGGAAGTGGTCAAAAAGACGGCGGAGATCATCACCGACATCAAGTGCATCTTCGGTTACGAACTGGCGATCGTCCACGGCAACGGGCCGCAGATCGGCCGGATCCTGCTGGCGTCGGAGCTGGCGGCGGAGGTCACGCCGGCCATGCCGCTGAATGTCTGCACCGCCATGAGCCAGGGCTATATCGGCTATCACATCCAGCAGGGACTAAGCCATGCCCTGGCCAACCGGAACCGGCCGCTGCCGGTGGTCACGGTGATTACCCAAGTGGTGGTCGATCCGGCTGATCCGGCGTTTCAGAATCCGACCAAACCGATCGGCCCGTTCTATTCCGAGGAAGAAGCCGGCAAACTTGCGGCCGAGCGGGGCTTCGTGCTGCGGGAGGATGCCGGCCGCGGCTGGCGCCGGGTGGTCCCGTCGCCCTTGCCGCAGCGGATCGTGGAGATTCATTCCATCAAGGAATTATGGGACTCGACCATCGTGATCGCCGCCGGCGGCGGGGGAATCCCGGTGATTGAGAAGGAAGACGGCACCCTGGAGGGCGTCCCGGCGGTGATCGACAAGGATCTGGCCGCCGAGAAGCTGGCCGAGGAGGTCGGCGCCGACATCCTGATGATCCTGACCGAGGTCGAACAGGTGGCCCTGAATTACAAAAAAGCCAATCAGCAGAACCTGTCCCGGCTGACGGCGGCCGAATGCGAGCAGTACATCCGGGAGGGACATTTCGCGCCCGGCAGCATGCTGCCGAAGATCCAGGCGGCGCAGGCCTTCGCCCGATTGCATCCCAAAAAGAAAGCGATCATCACCTCCCTCGCCAAGGCGGTCGAGGCCTTGAACGGCAGCGCCGGGACGGTAATTACCCAGCAATAACCGACGACAGGGTTTTGGAATTGTCGCGGATGAAAAAGAGGTGGCACGGCTGTGAGCAAGGTTTTGAAGTTGAAATGCGTCAAATGCGGCCGGGAGTACGACCCGTCCGAGATCCTCTATACCTGCTTCGATTGCGGCATCGCCGGCATCCTGGACGTGGTCCTGGATTACGAGGCCATCCGCAAAGAGATGACGCCGGAGTATTTCCGGCAAAACAGCAATTATTCCTTATGGCGCTATCTGCCGGCCATTCCCATCGACGACCCGCGCGGGATTCAGCCGCTCCAGGTCGGTTGGACGCCGCTCTATGAGACCGCCAAGTTCGCCCGGGAGACCGGACTGAAGCAGCTCCTGATCAAGGATGATTCCCGCAATCCCACCGCTTCCCTGAAGGACCGGGCCAGCGCGGTCGGGGTCGCCAAAGCGCTGGAACTGGAGAGAAAAGTGGTCTGCGCCGCTTCCACCGGCAACGCCGCTTCCTCCCTCTCCGGCTTCGCCGCCAGCGCCGGCATTGAGACCTACATCTTCGTACCGGAGACCGCGCCCGAGGCCAAGGTGACCCAGCTGTTAATCTACGGCTCCCATGTCTTTCTGGTGGAGGGGACTTACGATCAGGCGGTGGAGCTCTGCTTCGCGGCGGCGGCCGAGTTCGGCTGGTACAACCGGAGCTGCGCCATCAATCCCTACCTGGTGGAAGGAAAGAAGACGGTATCCTACGAGATCTGCGAGCAACTGGGCTGGCGGGCGCCGGACGTCGCGGTGGTGGCGGTGGGCGACGGCTGCACCATCGCCGGAGTCTGGAAAGGCTTCAAGGAGTGTTACCAATTGGGCCTCATCGACCGGCTGCCCAGGATCATCGGGGTCCAGGCCGCGCTGTCCAACCCGGTGACCCGGGCCTTCGCCAGCCAGAGTGACGAGTTTGAGTACCGCAAGCCCGAGACCATCGCCGACAGCATTTCGGTGGGCATCCCGCGCAACGGGATCAAGGCCTTGAATGCGGTGCGCGAATCGGGCGGGATGATGGTCGATGTCACGGACGCCGAGATCCTGGCAGCCATGAAGCTGCTGGCGGAACGGACGGGCATCTTCGGCGAGCCGGCGGGCGTCACCAGTTTTGCCGGGATCCTGAAACTGAACCAGCTGGGGATCTTCTCCGGCGGCGAGCGGGTGGCCAGCATCGTCAGCGGCAGCGGGCTCAAGGATATCAAGAGCGCCGCGCAGGCGGCGGGGCGGCCGGCGGTGGTTGCGCCGGATATCGACGCGGTGAAGCGGATCGTGCGGGGTTAAGGTGGTTGACATAGGGAAAGCGAAGACTGAAAGCGTTGCCGGATTGGCTGTTGCGCCGTGAAATGCCGCGCATTGCGTCGTTGCTCGGTCGCTGCGGTGCTCGATATACGGCGAGTATTATCTGTGCTCCTCGCTCGGTCGCGCCTAGCACTGCACGACATTTGACGACGCGAATGTGGAATCAGGGAGACAGCCAATCCGGCAAGGTTCCACCCCGGCGCGCTGGGGTGAGGCGCCGGACGGCATAGTCATTCGGCTGAAGTTGATTCACTTATCATCTATGATACTAAAATAAATCATTGTCCGATTCGGGGGCGAGAGAGAAGTTCCCCTTTCTGCCGGACAGTTCGCCCGGAGCCCAGGCCAATTCTCCCGGGTCTTGGAGGAACCGTCCCGGGACTCCGGCAATCTTTCCCGGGGTTTGGGCGGGTCCGCCCGGGCGGAAGATGGTTCTTCCCATGGGAAGGACGGACCTTCCCACGGCTCGCGAAAGCCTTCCGAAGCGATGGGACGGCATTCCCGGGGGAAGGAAGGAACCGCCGGAGGATTGGGAAGGGGTTGCCGAGTCCCGGGCGGATCGGAACAGTCTTATGAAACGTTACTTAGGAACGGTGTAGGCACGGAATAAAACCATAGAGGAGAAGAGAGCCATGATCGATTTCGCACAGATTGTCAAAGCGGCCGAGCAATATCAGCCACAAATTTCACGGTTTTTGCGCGACCTGATCGCCATCCCCAGCGAGAGCGCTGAGGAGGGCCGGGTGGTGCAGCGGATCAAGCAGGAGATGGAGGCGGTGGGCTTCGACCGGATCGAAATCGACCCGATGGGCAACATCCTGGGCTACGTCGGTCACGGCAAACATCTGATCGCCATGGACGCCCATATCGACACCGTCGGCGTCGGCAATCCGAAGCTCTGGGAGTACGACCCCTATCAGGGCTACGAGGATGAGGAGATCATCGTCGGCCGGGGCGCCAGCGACCAGACCGGAGGCATGGCGGCCATGGTTTACGCCGCCAAGATTATCAAGGATCTCAAGCTGGAGGACGATTACACCCTGCTGGTGGTGGGTTCGGTCCAGGAAGAGGACTGTGACGGCCTCTGCTGGCAGTACATCATCCAGGAAGCGGGGATCCGGCCGGAATTCGTGGTCATCACCGAGCCGACCTCCTGCAATATCTATCGCGGCCAGCGCGGCCGGATGGAGATCAGGATCACGACCCAGGGCGTCAGCTGTCACGGTTCGGCGCCGGAACGGGGCGAAAACGCCATCTACAAAATGGCGCCGATCCTGCTGGAACTGCGGGCGCTCCATGAAAACCTGAAAGGCCACGCCTTCCTGGGCAAGGGCAGCCTGACCGTATCGGAAGTCTTTTTCACCTCGCCGTCGCGCTGCGCCGTCGCCGACAGCTGCTGGATCTCGGTGGACCGCCGCTTGACCGCGGGCGAGGACCTGGAATACGCCTTGGGCCAGATCCGCAACCTGCCGGCGGTGAAAGCCGCCGGGGCCGAGGTGTCGCTCTACGGTTATGAGCGGGCTTCGTATACGGGGCTGGTCTATCCGACCGAGTCGTACTTCCCCACCTGGTTCATTGAGGAGGATCATCCGGTCTGCGCTGCGCTGCTCGACGCCTACCACGGGCTCTTCCAGAGCAAGCCGCTGCTGGATAAATGGACCTTCTCGACCAACGGCGTTTCGATCATGGGCAAATACGGGATCCCCTGCATCGGCTTCGGTCCCGGCCATGAGGATCAGGCCCACGCGCCCAACGAGCGGACCTGGAAGAGTGAGTTGGTCAAAGCCGCGGCCA includes:
- a CDS encoding YgeY family selenium metabolism-linked hydrolase, with product MIDFAQIVKAAEQYQPQISRFLRDLIAIPSESAEEGRVVQRIKQEMEAVGFDRIEIDPMGNILGYVGHGKHLIAMDAHIDTVGVGNPKLWEYDPYQGYEDEEIIVGRGASDQTGGMAAMVYAAKIIKDLKLEDDYTLLVVGSVQEEDCDGLCWQYIIQEAGIRPEFVVITEPTSCNIYRGQRGRMEIRITTQGVSCHGSAPERGENAIYKMAPILLELRALHENLKGHAFLGKGSLTVSEVFFTSPSRCAVADSCWISVDRRLTAGEDLEYALGQIRNLPAVKAAGAEVSLYGYERASYTGLVYPTESYFPTWFIEEDHPVCAALLDAYHGLFQSKPLLDKWTFSTNGVSIMGKYGIPCIGFGPGHEDQAHAPNERTWKSELVKAAAMYAAIPMLFVRKYADQMPQVTANLAEKPVR